A genomic segment from Nicotiana sylvestris chromosome 1, ASM39365v2, whole genome shotgun sequence encodes:
- the LOC104217415 gene encoding probably inactive leucine-rich repeat receptor-like protein kinase At3g28040, giving the protein MKMWFFSCPSCFLIFIFHVGLLYGSLAGETLQLNDDVLGLIVFKSTLLDPNSKLLSWNEDDNSPCAWEFIKCNPMNGRVSELNLNGLSLSGKIGRGLEKLQSLQVLSLSNNNFTGPISPELALLTNLENLNLSQNGLTGNIPPSISKITSLQFLDLSQNSLSGPVSDTMFDNCGNSLRYLSLSGNFLEGAFPTTVSKCNNLNHLNVSRNHLSGDPGFSGGLWGLTRLRTLDLSHNELSGLVPVGISVLHQLKELLLQGNQFSGKLPSDIGYCPHLNKLDLSENLFTGAIPESVQKLNALSFLSLSNNMINGDFPQWISNMSSLEYLDFSGNSIEGTLPDSIGDLKMLKYLSLSGNKLSGKIPKSMVYCTSLSTIRLKENALTGSIPEGLFGIGLEEADFSRNELSGSIPPGSGKFFESLQVLDLSGNNLTGNIPAEVGLFSKLRYLNLSWNNFQSRLPPEVGYFQNLTVLDLRYSALVGSIPGDICDSGSLGILQLDGNSFTGPIPDEIGNCSSLYLLSLSHNNLSGSIPRSLSMLRKLKILKLEYNQLSGEIPQDLGKLENLLAVNISYNRLVGRLPLGNIFQNLDQSSLEGNLGICSPLLKGPCKMNVPKPLVLDPYAYGNQMGGQNRGDETSRSNSKRFKHHRFLSISSIVAISAAAVIAIGVMVIALLNASVRRKIAFVDNALESMCSSSSKSGSLATGKLVLLDSKSSPDWTNTSLESVLNKACEIGEGVFGTVYKAPLGGEGRLVAIKKLVTSKILQYPEDFDREVRVLAKARHQNLISLRGYYWTPQLQLLVSDYAPEGSLQAKLHERPSSSPPLSWSTRFKIVLGTAKGLAHLHHAFRPAIIHYNIKPSNILLDENLNPKISDFGLARLVTKLDKHMISNRFQSALGYVAPELACQSLRVNEKCDVYGFGMLILEIVTGRRPIEYCEDNVLILNDHVRVLLEQGNVLDCVDPTLDTYPEEEVLPVLKLALVCTSQIPSSRPSMAEVVQILQVIKTPVPQRMEAY; this is encoded by the exons atgaaaatGTGGTTTTTTTCTTGTCCTTCTTGTTTTCTTATCTTCATATTTCATGTTGGTTTATTGTATGGATCTTTAGCTGGTGAAACTTTACAACTTAATGATGATGTTTTAGGCCTCATTGTATTCAAATCAACTCTTCTTGATCCTAACTCAAAACTCTTATCTTGGAATGAAGATGATAACTCTCCTTGTGCATGGGAATTCATCAAATGCAATCCAATGAATGGTAGAGTTTCTGAACTTAACTTAAATGGTTTAAGTTTATCAGGAAAGATCGGTAGGGGGCTCGAGAAGTTGCAGTCACTACAGGTATTATCTTTATCAAACAACAACTTCACTGGTCCTATTAGCCCTGAGTTAGCTTTGTTAACAAATCTTGAAAATCTTAACCTTAGTCAAAATGGACTTACAGGAAATATTCCTCCATCTATTTCAAAAATAACCTCCTTACAATTTCTTGATCTCTCTCAAAATTCGTTATCTGGACCTGTCTCTGATACCATGTTTGATAACTGTGGTAATTCGCTACGTTATCTTTCTTTATCTGGAAATTTTCTTGAAGGTGCATTTCCTACCACAGTTTCCAAATGTAACAATTTGAATCATCTCAATGTTTCAAGAAACCATTTATCTGGCGACCCGGGATTTTCGGGGGGACTCTGGGGATTGACAAGGCTAAGAACATTAGATCTTTCACATAATGAACTCTCTGGATTAGTACCTGTTGGTATTTCAGTATTACATCAGTTGAAAGAGTTGTTGTTACAAGGAAATCAATTTAGTGGAAAGTTACCTTCTGATATTGGATATTGTCCACACTTGAATAAATTAGATTTGAGTGAAAATCTATTCACAGGAGCAATCCCAGAGTCAGTACAAAAGCTCAATGCTCTTTCTTTTCTAAGTTTATCAAACAATATGATAAATGGAGATTTCCCTCAATGGATAAGTAACATGAGCAGCTTGGAATACTTAGATTTTTCGGGCAATAGTATAGAAGGGACATTGCCTGATTCAATAGGGGACTTGAAAATGTTGAAATACTTGAGTTTATCTGGTAATAAGTTAAGTGGAAAGATTCCAAAATCTATGGTTTATTGTACTAGTTTATCGACGAttcggctaaaagaaaatgcaTTGACTGGTAGCATTCCTGAGGGACTGTTTGGTATAGGATTAGAAGAAGCAGATTTTTCAAGAAATGAGTTAAGTGGTTCAATCCCTCCTGGTTCTGGCAAATTCTTTGAATCACTTCAAGTTCTTGATTTATCAGGAAACAATCTTACTGGAAATATTCCAGCTGAAGTTGGACTTTTCTCCAAGTTGAGATATTTGAATCTTTCTTGGAATAATTTTCAATCAAGATTGCCTCCTGAAGTTGGATATTTTCAGAATCTAACGGTGTTAGATCTTCGATACAGTGCTTTAGTTGGATCAATTCCTGGTGATATATGTGATTCTGGTAGCTTAGGAATTCTTCAGCTTGATGGAAATTCATTTACTGGACCTATTCCTGATGAGATTGGAAATTGTTCATCCCTTTACTTATT GAGTTTGTCTCATAATAATTTAAGTGGCTCAATACCAAGGTCTCTTTCAATGTTGAGGAAGCTCAAGATTTTGAAGCTAGAGTATAACCAATTGAGTGGAGAAATACCACAAGATCTTGGCAAATTGGAAAATCTTCTGGCTGTTAATATATCCTACAACAGGCTCGTTGGACGGCTTCCATTAGGTAATATATTCCAGAATCTAGACCAGAGTTCATTGGAAGGGAATTTGGGCATTTGTTCACCTTTGTTGAAAGGTCCTTGTAAGATGAATGTGCCAAAGCCTTTGGTTCTTGATCCTTATGCTTATGGAAACCAAATGGGAGGTCAAAACCGGGGCGATGAAACTTCAAGAAGCAATAGCAAAAGGTTCAAACACCATAGATTCCTTAGTATTTCATCCATTGTTGCAATCTCTGCTGCAGCTGTGATCGCGATTGGAGTAATGGTGATAGCCTTACTAAATGCTTCTGTTCGAAGGAAGATTGCGTTTGTTGACAACGCCTTGGAAAGTATGTGCTCAAGTTCTTCTAAATCCGGGAGCCTAGCCACAGGAAAGCTAGTGTTGTTGGACTCTAAATCATCCCCGGATTGGACTAATACCAGTCTTGAATCAGTCCTAAACAAGGCATGTGAAATCGGTGAAGGTGTTTTCGGGACAGTTTACAAGGCTCCATTGGGAGGGGAAGGAAGATTAGTAGCTATCAAGAAGCTTGTGACATCAAAGATACTCCAATATCCTGAGGACTTCGATAGAGAAGTCCGAGTTTTAGCAAAAGCAAGGCATCAAAATCTGATATCCTTAAGAGGGTATTACTGGACTCCTCAACTTCAGCTTTTAGTATCAGATTATGCACCAGAAGGAAGTTTACAAGCCAAACTACACGAAAGGCCATCGTCTTCACCTCCACTGTCTTGGTCCACTCGATTCAAGATTGTGCTCGGGACAGCCAAGGGACTAGCACATTTGCACCACGCGTTTAGGCCAGCAATCATTCACTACAACATAAAGCCTAGCAACATCCTCCTTGACGAGAATCTCAACCCGAAAATATCAGATTTCGGGCTAGCAAGGCTCGTGACAAAGCTCGATAAACACATGATAAGCAACAGGTTCCAGTCTGCACTAGGCTATGTAGCACCTGAATTGGCATGCCAGAGCTTAAGGGTGAACGAAAAGTGCGACGTTTATGGTTTTGGGATGTTGATTCTTGAAATTGTGACAGGGAGGAGACCAATTGAGTATTGTGAAGACAATGTGTTGATACTCAATGATCATGTTAGAGTGTTGCTTGAACAAGGGAATGTGTTAGATTGTGTTGATCCAACATTGGATACATATCCTGAAGAGGAAGTTTTGCCTGTTCTGAAATTGGCTTTGGTATGCACTTCTCAAATACCATCAAGTAGGCCTTCAATGGCTGAAGTGGTTCAAATCTTGCAGGTCATCAAAACACCTGTTCCTCAAAGAATGGAAGCATACTAA
- the LOC104217416 gene encoding eukaryotic translation initiation factor 3 subunit H isoform X2, with amino-acid sequence MANPGRSFLQVAATEEAVAPPLRVVQIEGLVILKIIKHCQEFSPALVTGQLLGLDVGSVLEVTNCFPFPVREEDEEIEAEGANYQLEMMRCLREVNVDNNTVGWYQSTLFGSFQTVELIETFMNYQENIKRCVCIIYDPSRSNQGVLALKALKLSDSFMELYKSNNFTGEKLREKNLSWVDIFEEIPIKVSNSALISAFMTELEPDTPVTQCDYERLQLSTNPYLERNVEFLIECMDDLSMEQQKFQFYYRNLSRQQAQQQAWLQKRRSDNNARKAAGEEPLPEEDPSNPIFKPLPEPSRLDSFLITNQIANYCNQINGVAGQSFSRLYLMKALHEN; translated from the exons gttattttgaaaataataaagcactGCCAGGAGTTTTCACCAGCTTTAGTCACTGGGCAACTTCTTGGATTGGATGTTGGGAGCGTTCTTGAAGTCACTAACTGTTTTCCCTTTCCG GTTCGTGAGGAAGATGAGGAGATAGAAGCTGAGGGTGCTAATTATCAGCTTGAGATGATGAGATGCCTGAGGGAGGTTAATGTTGACAACAACACCGTTGGTTG GTATCAATCAACTTTATTTGGTTCTTTCCAGACTGTGGAACTGATAGAGACCTTCATGAATTACCAG GAGAATATAAAACGTTGTGTCTGCATAATTTATGATCCTTCAAGATCCAACCAAGGTGTCTTGGCTTTGAAAGCCTTGAAGCTTTCGGACTCTTTCATGGAACTCTATAAGAGTAACAACTTTACTGGAGAAAA GTTGAGAGAAAAGAATCTTTCATGGGTTGACATCTTTGAAGAGATACCA ATAAAAGTTTCAAATTCCGCACTCATTAGTGCTTTTATGACTGAACTGGAGCCTGATACACCTGTAACTCAG TGTGATTATGAACGGCTACAATTGTCAACTAATCCATATTTGGAGAGAAATGTGGAATTTTTGATTGAATGCATGGATGACTTGTCAATGGAACAGCAGAAG TTCCAATTCTATTACCGGAATCTTTCTCGTCAACAAGCTCAGCAGCAAGCTTGGCTTCAAAAGAGGAG GTCTGATAACAATGCACGCAAAGCTGCAGGAGAAGAACCTCTGCCAGAGGAGGATCCCTCTAATCCCATCTTTAAGCCACTTCCAGAGCCCTCGCGGTTGGATAGCTTTCTCATAACTAATCAAATAGCAAACTACTGCAACCAGATTAATGG TGTTGCGGGACAAAGCTTCAGTAGACTATATCTGATGAAGGCTCTACACGAGAATTGA
- the LOC104217416 gene encoding eukaryotic translation initiation factor 3 subunit H isoform X1 produces the protein MANPAGRSFLQVAATEEAVAPPLRVVQIEGLVILKIIKHCQEFSPALVTGQLLGLDVGSVLEVTNCFPFPVREEDEEIEAEGANYQLEMMRCLREVNVDNNTVGWYQSTLFGSFQTVELIETFMNYQENIKRCVCIIYDPSRSNQGVLALKALKLSDSFMELYKSNNFTGEKLREKNLSWVDIFEEIPIKVSNSALISAFMTELEPDTPVTQCDYERLQLSTNPYLERNVEFLIECMDDLSMEQQKFQFYYRNLSRQQAQQQAWLQKRRSDNNARKAAGEEPLPEEDPSNPIFKPLPEPSRLDSFLITNQIANYCNQINGVAGQSFSRLYLMKALHEN, from the exons gttattttgaaaataataaagcactGCCAGGAGTTTTCACCAGCTTTAGTCACTGGGCAACTTCTTGGATTGGATGTTGGGAGCGTTCTTGAAGTCACTAACTGTTTTCCCTTTCCG GTTCGTGAGGAAGATGAGGAGATAGAAGCTGAGGGTGCTAATTATCAGCTTGAGATGATGAGATGCCTGAGGGAGGTTAATGTTGACAACAACACCGTTGGTTG GTATCAATCAACTTTATTTGGTTCTTTCCAGACTGTGGAACTGATAGAGACCTTCATGAATTACCAG GAGAATATAAAACGTTGTGTCTGCATAATTTATGATCCTTCAAGATCCAACCAAGGTGTCTTGGCTTTGAAAGCCTTGAAGCTTTCGGACTCTTTCATGGAACTCTATAAGAGTAACAACTTTACTGGAGAAAA GTTGAGAGAAAAGAATCTTTCATGGGTTGACATCTTTGAAGAGATACCA ATAAAAGTTTCAAATTCCGCACTCATTAGTGCTTTTATGACTGAACTGGAGCCTGATACACCTGTAACTCAG TGTGATTATGAACGGCTACAATTGTCAACTAATCCATATTTGGAGAGAAATGTGGAATTTTTGATTGAATGCATGGATGACTTGTCAATGGAACAGCAGAAG TTCCAATTCTATTACCGGAATCTTTCTCGTCAACAAGCTCAGCAGCAAGCTTGGCTTCAAAAGAGGAG GTCTGATAACAATGCACGCAAAGCTGCAGGAGAAGAACCTCTGCCAGAGGAGGATCCCTCTAATCCCATCTTTAAGCCACTTCCAGAGCCCTCGCGGTTGGATAGCTTTCTCATAACTAATCAAATAGCAAACTACTGCAACCAGATTAATGG TGTTGCGGGACAAAGCTTCAGTAGACTATATCTGATGAAGGCTCTACACGAGAATTGA